A stretch of Mycobacterium sp. ITM-2016-00316 DNA encodes these proteins:
- a CDS encoding MarR family winged helix-turn-helix transcriptional regulator → MLAPLLRDMAAAELPVLEAHDLTMWGYVVLCALDGGPVRSQAALAEAIGADKTRIIRTLDDLQDRGHIERQVDPEDRRVRLLAITAKGQKVKDAAQSEIQRGEERWLGVLSADERRIFLRVLDLWTRAGDG, encoded by the coding sequence ATGCTCGCCCCGTTGCTGCGCGACATGGCCGCCGCCGAGCTGCCCGTGCTGGAGGCGCACGACCTCACCATGTGGGGCTACGTCGTGCTGTGCGCATTGGACGGCGGGCCGGTACGCTCCCAGGCCGCCCTGGCCGAGGCGATCGGCGCGGACAAGACGCGCATCATCCGCACCCTCGATGACCTGCAGGACCGCGGCCATATCGAGCGTCAGGTCGATCCCGAGGACCGGCGGGTTCGCCTGCTGGCGATCACCGCGAAGGGGCAGAAGGTCAAGGATGCCGCCCAGTCGGAGATCCAACGTGGCGAGGAACGGTGGCTGGGAGTCCTGAGCGCCGACGAGCGCCGCATCTTCCTCCGGGTGCTCGACCTGTGGACCCGCGCGGGAGACGGTTGA
- a CDS encoding triacylglycerol lipase, which produces MPSFGTATAAAESDGRAIVIVSGGDATSPFTTPSAACASGLAAGNTDTALRQYLLDQGHSVYTSPAMAGRGPVVDQDGFGAFGDCPITLPENMTVNSTGSIDTAGEHLARFFDHLHTAYGVDEIDIVGHSMGGLYSRAAIRVLQGLGSPIRIRSLTTIGTPWQGSYLSDYANGIIPRSDCLGDAFCEAAMDGMKAEVERLMAGSGREVNQAYLMGPDGWNEYQAGVLDQIPVTLIGGNRFTAPTGSATPNPAVWPNDGLVATSSALATDISDRVLPHRRTVTFDDTHSIFVSDANGLPWETGLTWDPRALEAVNAAIKDS; this is translated from the coding sequence ATGCCCAGCTTCGGAACTGCCACTGCCGCAGCGGAATCCGATGGGCGCGCGATCGTCATCGTGTCCGGCGGCGACGCCACGAGTCCGTTCACCACCCCGTCGGCGGCCTGCGCGTCGGGTTTGGCGGCCGGCAACACCGATACCGCGCTGCGCCAGTACCTGCTCGACCAGGGCCACAGCGTCTACACCTCACCCGCGATGGCCGGCCGCGGCCCGGTCGTGGACCAAGACGGGTTCGGCGCCTTCGGTGACTGCCCGATCACGCTGCCCGAGAACATGACCGTCAACTCCACCGGCAGTATCGATACCGCCGGTGAGCACCTGGCCCGCTTCTTCGACCACCTGCACACCGCATACGGTGTCGACGAAATCGACATCGTCGGCCATTCGATGGGCGGGCTGTACTCGCGCGCGGCGATCAGGGTGCTGCAGGGCCTCGGCTCCCCGATCCGGATCCGGTCGCTGACCACCATCGGCACCCCGTGGCAGGGGTCGTATCTCTCCGACTATGCCAACGGCATCATCCCGAGATCGGACTGCCTCGGTGACGCCTTCTGCGAGGCGGCGATGGACGGAATGAAGGCAGAGGTCGAGCGGCTGATGGCCGGTTCAGGGCGCGAGGTCAACCAGGCCTATCTGATGGGTCCCGACGGCTGGAACGAATACCAGGCCGGGGTGCTCGACCAGATCCCGGTCACCCTGATCGGCGGCAACCGCTTCACCGCGCCGACGGGCTCCGCAACGCCGAATCCGGCCGTGTGGCCCAACGACGGCCTCGTCGCGACCTCCAGCGCGCTGGCGACCGACATCAGCGACCGGGTGCTACCGCACCGCCGGACAGTCACCTTCGACGACACCCACAGCATCTTCGTCTCCGACGCCAACGGGCTGCCCTGGGAGACCGGGTTGACCTGGGATCCCCGGGCGCTGGAGGCGGTGAACGCCGCCATCAAGGACTCCTGA
- the trpS gene encoding tryptophan--tRNA ligase, whose product MSDSSSAGRQVVFSGAQPTSDSLHLGNALGAVNQWVSLQSDYDAYFCVVDLHAITVPQDPEVLRKRTLVTAAQYLALGVDPAKATVFVQSHVPAHTQLAWVLGCFTGFGQASRMTQFKDKSQKQGAEATTVGLFTYPVLMAADVLLYDTALVPVGEDQRQHLELARDIAERINVRLPGTFVIPEAIIPKATAKIYDLQDPTAKMSKSAATDAGLISLLDDPKKTAKKIRSAVTDSEREIRFDREAKPGVSNLLTIQSAVTGTDIDTLVAGYAGRGYGDLKTETADAVVEFVTPIKARVDELLDDPAELQAVLATGAARADRVASATLQRVYDRMGFLSPTR is encoded by the coding sequence ATGAGTGACTCCAGCAGCGCCGGTCGCCAGGTCGTGTTCTCCGGCGCACAGCCCACCTCGGATTCCCTGCACCTCGGTAACGCCCTCGGTGCGGTCAACCAGTGGGTCAGCCTGCAGAGCGACTACGACGCGTACTTCTGTGTCGTGGACCTGCACGCCATCACCGTCCCGCAGGATCCCGAGGTGCTGCGCAAGCGCACCCTGGTGACCGCTGCACAGTATCTCGCACTGGGCGTCGACCCGGCGAAGGCGACGGTGTTCGTCCAGAGCCACGTACCCGCCCACACCCAACTGGCTTGGGTGCTGGGGTGTTTCACCGGTTTCGGGCAAGCCTCGCGGATGACGCAGTTCAAGGACAAGTCACAGAAGCAGGGGGCCGAGGCGACCACGGTCGGGTTGTTCACCTATCCGGTGCTGATGGCGGCCGATGTGCTGCTCTACGACACCGCGCTGGTGCCGGTCGGGGAGGACCAGCGCCAGCACCTGGAACTGGCCCGCGATATCGCCGAACGCATCAACGTCCGCCTCCCGGGCACCTTCGTCATTCCCGAGGCGATCATCCCCAAGGCCACCGCCAAGATCTATGACCTGCAGGACCCGACGGCCAAGATGAGCAAGTCCGCAGCCACCGACGCCGGCCTGATCAGCCTGCTCGACGATCCGAAGAAGACCGCCAAGAAGATCCGGTCGGCGGTGACCGACAGCGAGCGGGAGATCCGATTCGACCGCGAGGCCAAGCCCGGGGTGTCCAACCTGCTCACCATTCAGTCCGCGGTGACCGGCACCGATATCGACACGCTGGTGGCCGGCTACGCCGGACGCGGGTACGGCGATCTGAAGACCGAAACCGCGGATGCCGTGGTCGAATTCGTCACGCCGATCAAGGCACGCGTCGACGAACTGCTCGATGACCCGGCCGAACTGCAGGCGGTGCTGGCCACCGGGGCCGCGCGCGCCGACCGGGTCGCTTCAGCGACGTTGCAGCGGGTATATGACCGAATGGGATTCTTGTCGCCGACACGTTGA